The following are from one region of the Salvia hispanica cultivar TCC Black 2014 chromosome 1, UniMelb_Shisp_WGS_1.0, whole genome shotgun sequence genome:
- the LOC125195238 gene encoding uncharacterized protein LOC125195238, whose product MNPRREGKRAIEAQMARMLETAMPAIQEEINNEVERYQAAIQAWNEQHDRVPRTRMYIHRDREQAVVARDAYFMQTFDAVGRQSISTLQKCTSALRQLAYGTTADMFDEYLHVSEHTGRACLAKFCRAVIEAFKDTYLRKPTSDDVRRLVRMHEERHGFPGMLGSIDCMHWPWKNCPMGWRGAFTSGHKGSHPTIVLEAVADQRLWIWHAYFVVVGSNNDLNVLNGSPLFNGLCAGRAPTVEFTANHRRYTMGYYLADGKLLGML is encoded by the exons atgaATCCTCGGCGTGAAGGCAAACGAGCAATCGAAGCTCAAATGGCTCGAATGTTAGAGACGGCGATGCCCGCAATCCAAGAAGAAATCAACAACGAGGTGGAACGCTATCAAGCTGCTATCCAAGCGTGGAACGAGCAACACGACCGGGTACCGCGTACTCGGATGTATATCCACCGAGACCGTGAACAAGCTG TTGTGGCTCGTGACGCGTACTTTATGCAAACATTCGATGCTGTCGGGCGGCAAAGTATATCGACTTTACAGAAATGCACATCCGCCCTCCGCCAACTCGCTTACGGAACAACTGCAGATATGTTTGATGAGTACCTCCATGTGAGCGAGCATACTGGACGCGCTTGCCTAGCCAAATTCTGTCGGGCAGTGATCGAAGCATTCAAGGACACATACTTGAGAAAGCCAACGTCCGACGATGTTCGCAGATTGGTGCGAATGCACGAGGAGAGGCACGGCTTCCCGGGGATGCTGGGCAGCATCGACTGTATGCACTGGCCgtggaagaattgtccaaTGGGTTGGAGAGGAGCATTCACTAGCGGGCACAAGGGCTCGCATCCAACGATTGTGTTGGAGGCCGTTGCCGACCAACGgttgtggatctggcatgcctaCTTTGTAGTCGttgggtcgaacaacgacctcaatgTGTTGAACGGGTCTCCATTGTTCAACGGCTTGTGTGCCGGGCGAGCGCCTACCGTAGAGTTCACGGCCAACCACCGTCGGTACACTATGGGGTACTATCTGGCAGACGGGAAACTGTTGGGAATGCTCTAA
- the LOC125195230 gene encoding linoleate 9S-lipoxygenase 6-like — MKKRREHRGLQRGLCSRLVNRLNTSLINCLNKCQGDVTPAKVKSFGIPNATIYGEIIIQVGRGESGPGKAATVWLYSDSDIDPGTGKGKLTQKAVLQKGSIEEEMDNSSCGKVLRYEVEFIIEPDFGAPGAISVKNEHKHEFFLRNISLQGYNNIVHFECNSWLYPFHLTKQERVFFPNTCYLPSQTPPALVELRKDELVRLRGNGTGERRKWEQVYDYDYYNDLGIPERSPEYGRPVLGGTQSFPYPRRLRTGRPSNNYDTRTEKRLHGWFNTDIYVPPDERFSQQKLSEFTTNAVRAAVHFVMPEARAVFNQETSHFESFDQIHRMFVRNRNQSVDEWMLKRLKHELSDDLFKKLKQVITEKPAKFQLPRIAAGNQFACMDDNEFGRQMLAGTNPTVISSLQNFPPEGSNGVKSSIKESDIEHNLDGLTITEAMNQWRLFKLDHHDYLMPFLTRINRDEGVCAYASRTLLFLRDDCTLKPVAIELSLPGSLYHEEISRVLRPAHEGTEAALWQLAKAHVAAADSVYHHLVSHWLHTHAVVEPFIIATQRKLSAMHPIHRLLEPHFKDTLQVNALARSMLVNAGGILEKILFTGDISMELSSSLYRSWRFDEQSLPADLIKRGFARYNPNQPENIELLFQDYPYGADGLDIWIAIKNWVIEYCSYFYEDDASLRSDNEIAEWWSEIRYVGHGDKCNETWWYEMKTVSELIETITTLIWTVSAHHAAISLGQYDYAGYPPNRPTACRKPIPYEGTMEFAELLIDPDKYFLSMLPEKFETALGIAVIDVLSRRLSGEMSLGQQPSLKWIADGRILRMFGSFKDDLEEVKQRIQVRNRDPKLKNRRGKDDSLYELLYPETSVVGSSDGVPRSGIPNSISI; from the exons ATGAAGAAACGACGCGAACATAGAGGGCTACAACGAGGCTTGTGTTCAAGGCTTGTTAACCGCCTGAACACAAGCCTCATTAACTGCCTGAATAAGTGCCAAGGCGACGTCACCCCTGCAAAAGTTAAGAGTTTTGGCATTCCGAACGCCACCATATATGGAGAGATCATCATCCAGGTTGGCCGTGGCGAATCAGGCCCCGGGAAAGCAGCCACCGTTTGGTTGTATAGTGATTCCGATATTGATCCCG GCACCGGAAAAGGAAAACTTACACAGAAAGCTGTTCTCCAAAAAGGAAGCATCGAAGAGGAAATGGACAACAGCTCCTGTGGTAAAGTTCTGCGGTATGAAGTGGAGTTCATAATTGAGCCAGACTTCGGAGCTCCGGGAGCAATCTCCGTGAAAAACGAGCACAAACACGAGTTTTTCCTTCGAAATATATCTTTGCAAGGATACAACAACATAGTTCATTTCGAATGCAACTCGTGGCTCTATCCTTTCCACTTAACCAAACAAGAGCGTGTTTTCTTCCCAAACACG TGTTATCTCCCGAGCCAAACACCGCCTGCTCTGGTGGAACTGAGAAAAGACGAACTCGTGAGATTGAGAGGGAATGGAACCGGAGAAAGACGAAAATGGGAACAAGTCTATGATTACGACTACTACAACGATCTTGGCATACCTGAAAGAAGCCCTGAATATGGAAGACCTGTTTTAGGTGGAACACAGTCGTTTCCATATCCGCGTAGGTTGAGAACCGGCCGCCCTTCAAACAACTATG ATACTCGAACTGAGAAGCGACTGCATGGATGGTTCAATACGGATATATATGTACCTCCAGATGAGCGCTTTAGCCAACAGAAACTCTCTGAATTCACAACAAACGCAGTAAGGGCTGCTGTCCATTTTGTGATGCCTGAAGCAAGAGCGGTCTTCAACCAAGAAACGAGCCATTTTGAGTCCTTCGATCAGATTCATAGGATGTTTGTGAGAAACAGAAATCAATCGGTTGATGAATGGATGTTGAAGCGTTTAAAACACGAACTGTCAGATGATCTTTTCAAGAAGCTAAAACAAGTGATCACGGAGAAACCTGCTAAGTTCCAGTTGCCTCGGATTGCAGCAG GGAACCAATTTGCATGTATGGACGACAATGAATTTGGACGGCAGATGCTCGCTGGAACTAATCCAACTGTAATTTCATCTCTGCAG AATTTCCCTCCAGAAGGCAGCAATGGAGTGAAGAGTTCGATAAAAGAATCTGACATAGAGCATAACCTTGATGGTCTGACAATCACAGAG GCAATGAACCAGTGGAGACTTTTCAAGTTAGATCACCATGATTATCTGATGCCATTCTTGACGAGAATAAACAGAGATGAGGGTGTATGTGCTTATGCATCACGCACGTTACTCTTCTTGAGAGACGATTGCACACTGAAACCAGTAGCCATAGAACTGAGCTTGCCTGGCTCTTTGTACCATGAGGAAATCAGCAGAGTTTTACGTCCAGCACATGAAGGGACAGAAGCTGCCCTCTGGCAACTTGCAAAAGCTCATGTAGCAGCAGCAGACTCAGTTTACCATCATCTAGTCAGCCACTG GCTACATACACATGCAGTAGTCGAGCCATTTATCATTGCAACTCAAAGGAAGTTGAGTGCTATGCACCCCATTCACCGGTTACTCGAACCTCATTTCAAAGACACCTTGCAAGTAAATGCACTGGCAAGGAGCATGTTGGTAAATGCTGGAGGAATTCTTGAAAAGATACTGTTTACCGGTGACATCTCAATGGAGCTCTCATCATCTCTATACAGAAGCTGGAGATTTGATGAGCAAAGCCTCCCTGCAGACCTGATCAAAAG AGGTTTTGCCAGATATAACCCGAATCAGCCAGAAAACATCGAACTTCTCTTTCAAGATTATCCCTATGGTGCAGATGGACTTGATATTTGGATAGCCATAAAAAACTGGGTGATAGAATACTGTTCTTACTTCTACGAAGATGACGCCTCTTTAAGGTCCGACAATGAGATTGCAGAGTGGTGGTCGGAGATCAGATATGTCGGTCATGGGGATAAGTGCAACGAAACATGGTGGTATGAAATGAAAACTGTGTCTGAACTGATTGAGACTATAACAACTCTAATATGGACTGTCTCGGCTCATCATGCTGCAATAAGCTTAGGACAGTACGACTATGCAGGCTATCCACCAAACCGTCCAACAGCATGTCGGAAACCTATTCCATATGAAGGGACAATGGAGTTTGCCGAGCTTCTCATAGATCCAGACAAATATTTTCTCAGTATGTTACCTGAAAAGTTTGAGACGGCTCTTGGAATAGCTGTGATTGATGTTCTGTCAAGGCGCTTGTCCGGTGAAATGAGCTTAGGGCAACAgccttcactgaaatggataGCAGATGGAAGGATACTTCGGATGTTCGGAAGTTTCAAAGATGACCTCGAAGAAGTGAAGCAAAGAATCCAAGTTAGAAACCGAGACCCCAAGCTGAAGAACAGACGGGGGAAAGATGATTCCCTGTACGAGCTTCTGTATCCTGAAACATCAGTGGTTGGATCAAGTGATGGAGTACCGAGAAGTGGAATTCCCAACAGCATATCCATATGA
- the LOC125220983 gene encoding poly(A)-specific ribonuclease PARN-like → MYFGRYFCSQTAAGHRRRYQRPVKQVIKSNFSETLAEIKESIFSSDFVAVSLQKTGSYSAPWQKCLPIDTEETAYLKAKRAAERFQILQFSVCPFSVKASKLIANPYNFQLFPRHEVKAGMPSYVFSCQSSSLASMAQEGFDFNACIYNGISYMSRAQESAATVQTRSVLLNGGGLLSTSALSVADVIFSERIKTRVKNWMNGCNNQHKTEVADYLISSLRKLVERSENYGSRPSLTIDVCSERQVQLTSEALKEFVNIVLVRPPAKAGVEAVQVVLTCSEEDKNLLVKEIQDLEEEQRRLVSGFREVIDLISTSQRPVVVHNSLNDFAFIHEKFLAPLPPTTNEFSSSLLSVFPHILDVNHLMKELGLFDKMNNLSSAISYLDSRFSASVDMEVSYEAEKTDCVDVHRHSVMKVCQLFVKLCSILKISLEIPEGGHTHLPALLQCSSNMFCSSDVRDPCNDDVRIWTSKSRTVSLRNLVFLWGFRKGMSAQDLKDVLCNSHDVFSEEFDVKMVDRKCAIVVFWTPGFSKSFLGIMDSGERFSNKLENMIFEGLKAADYETYRRVCKSDLWKPDLAECLAQATDETKVFSGAKMQQEKSVICWNNDEMINLDEL, encoded by the exons ATGTATTTCGGACGCTATTTCTGCTCGCAAACAGCCGCCGGCCACCGCCGCCGCTACCAACGGCCGGTGAAGCAAGTGATTAAATCTAACTTCTCCGAGACTTTAGCTGAAATCAAGGAAAGCATCTTCAGCTCCGATTTCGTAGCGGTTTCGTTGCAGAAGACCGGCAGCTACTCCGCGCCGTGGCAAAAATGCCTCCCGATTGACACGGAGGAGACCGCTTATTTGAAGGCCAAGCGCGCCGCTGAGCGATTTCAGATTCTACAGTTCTCGGTTTGCCCTTTCTCGGTCAAAGCTTCTAAGCTCATCGCCAATCC GTATAACTTCCAGTTGTTTCCGAGGCATGAGGTGAAAGCTGGGATGCCATCTTATGTTTTTTCATGCCAATCATCGAGTTTGGCCTCTATGGCGCAAGAAGGTTTTGATTTCAATGCTTGCATATACAATG GCATATCATACATGTCTAGAGCACAAGAATCAGCTGCAACAGTTCAAACTCGAAGTGTATTACTGAACGGTGGCGGTTTGCTATCTACTTCAGCCTTGTCAGTTGCAGATGTTATATTTTCTGAAAGGATCAAAACTCGAGTTAAGAACTGGATGAATGGTTGTAACAATCAACATAAAACTGAGG TTGCAGATTATCTGATAAGTTCATTGAGGAAACTAGTAGAAAGATCTGAAAACTATGGTTCCAGACCATCCTTGACCATAGATGTCTGCAGTGAACGCCAGGTGCAGCTTACATCGGAG GCGTTGAAAGAGTTTGTTAATATTGTACTAGTACGTCCTCCGGCAAAAGCAGGGGTAGAGGCTGTTCAAGTTGTTTTGACGTGTTCAGAAGAAGATAAGAATCTTCTTgtg AAAGAAATTCAAGATCTGGAAGAGGAGCAGAGAAGGCTTGTTAGTGGCTTTCGAGAGGTGATAGACTTGATTTCTACTTCTCAGAGGCCGGTTGTTGTGCACAACTCACTTAACG ATTTTGCTTTCATACATGAAAAGTTCCTTGCTCCACTTCCTCCAACTACAAATGAATTCTCGAGTTCTTTGCTTTCGGTTTTTCCTCATATACTCGATGTCAACCATCTTATGAAAGAACTTggattatttgataaaatgaataaCTTGTCATCAGCCATTTCCTATCTGGATAGTAGGTTCTCTGCGTCAGTAGATATGGAAGTTTCTTATGAAG CGGAGAAGACAGACTGTGTCGATGTTCATAGGCATAGTGTTATGAAAGTATGCCAGTTGTTTGTTAAATTGTGCTCTATACTGAAAATCTCTTTAGAGATTCCTGAAGGAGGTCATACCCATTTGCCTGCTTTACTTCAATGCAGTTCCAATATGTTTTGTTCAAGTGATGTTAGAGATCCTTGCAATGATGACGTGAGAATTTGGACATCCAAAAGTAGAACGGTTAGCTTAAGAAATTTGGTATTCTTGTGGGGGTTTAGAAAGGGAATGTCGGCCCAAGATCTGAAAGACGTTCTGTGTAATTCACATGATGTTTTCTCGGAAGAATTTGATGTTAAGATGGTGGATAGGAAATGTGCTATAGTTGTTTTCTGGACTCCTGGTTTCTCAAAAAGTTTTCTTGGGATAATGGATTCTGGAGAACGATTCTCTAATAAGCTGGAAAATATGATATTCGAAGGCCTGAAAGCTGCAGATTACGAGACATATAGAAGAGTTTGCAAATCTGATTTGTGGAAACCAGATCTAGCAGAGTGCTTGGCCCAAGCCACAGATGAAACCAAAGTATTTTCTGGAGCCAAGATGCAGCAGGAGAAATCAGTAATATGCTGGAATAATGATGAGATGATTAATCTGGATGAACTTTAA